A genomic window from Prunus persica cultivar Lovell chromosome G2, Prunus_persica_NCBIv2, whole genome shotgun sequence includes:
- the LOC18786329 gene encoding uncharacterized protein LOC18786329, which translates to MASTSLSIVRPLASPPGLQISPPQLPPRPNRLRVCCFSRGISTEKTLTQIESSGVIACLRANSAELAIEAACAALHGGISVLEIVMSTPGVFEVLQQLVHDHPTRVLGVGTVLNVEDAKRAMIAGAKFLMSPAMVKDILDDFQYSGVLYIPGVMTPTEILSAYDAGAKIVKVYPVSALGGSQYISAIKKPFPHISMVASQGITTDSVGDYIAQGASSVVLSDAIFDKEAMGQKNFTKIYQLANAAALHGNEAVDRMKKLRLNHL; encoded by the exons ATGGCGAGTACGAGTCTGAGCATCGTACGGCCTTTGGCTTCTCCCCCTGGCCTTCAAATATCACCGCCACAGCTACCGCCTCGGCCAAACCGCCTTCGGGTTTGTTGCTTCTCTCGTGGGATTTCTACTGAGAAAACCTTGACGCAGATTGAGAGTTCAGGTGTCATCGCCTGCCTTCGGGCCAATAG TGCAGAGCTGGCAATTGAAGCTGCGTGTGCTGCACTTCATGGTGGTATTTCAGTT CTGGAGATTGTGATGTCGACCCCAGGTGTGTTTGAG GTTCTACAGCAGCTAGTACATGACCATCCTACAAGAGTCCTAGGG GTAGGAACTGTACTAAATGTTGAGGATGCCAAAAGGGCAATGATAGCAGGAGCCAAGTTTCTTATGAGTCCTGCTATGGTTAAG GACATTTTGGATGATTTTCAATATAGTGGAGTTTTATACATACCTGGTGTTATGACCCCAACAGAG ATATTGTCTGCATATGATGCTGGTGCCAAAATTGTCAAG GTTTATCCTGTTTCTGCATTAGGTGGCTCACAATATATATCAGCTATCAAGAAGCCTTTTCCCCATATCTCAATGGTTGCTTCTCAAGGCATAACAACAG ATTCAGTTGGGGATTATATTGCTCAGGGAGCATCGTCGGTTGTTTTATCAGATGCCATATTTGATAAAGAAGCAATgggtcaaaaaaatttcactaaaaTCTATCAACTTGCAAATGCCGCAGCTTTGCATGGCAATGAAGCTGTAGACCG GATGAAAAAGTTGAGGCTAAACCATTTGTAA
- the LOC18787617 gene encoding protein ELC-like, whose translation MVPPPGPTPANPQLIQQFLSSVLSQRGPSSLPYSEDTKWHIRNHLVSLTTAYPSLDPKTATFTHNDGRSVNLLQAEGTVPMSFQGVTYNIPVIIWLMESYPRQPPVVYVNPTRDMIIKRPHAHVTPSGLVSIPYLHNWVYPSSNLVELAKNLSAVFGQDPPLFSQRRPNPNTNPNPNPNLGHSSSAISNSGYSSYSGYSGSSGSVTPARPAIPPRAYPPSPYGSSGSFSRVQTEDPNEVFKRNAISKLVEIVHGDVAGLRKTREAEMEGLFNAQAELRQRSEQLSKGLKEMGDEKEGLEQQLQMVLMNSDVLEGWLRENEGKARGRLNGVDVDDAFECIDVLSKQMLDCTASDLAIEDVVYSLDKALQDGAIPVDEYLKNVRSLSRKQFYDRATAAKVRAVQMQSQVANMASRLSHYVAS comes from the coding sequence ATGGTTCCGCCTCCTGGTCCAACCCCAGCGAACCCGCAACTGATTCAGCAGTTCCTGAGCTCAGTCCTCTCGCAGCGCGGCCCCTCGTCCCTCCCTTACTCCGAAGACACCAAATGGCACATCCGCAACCACCTTGTCTCTCTCACCACCGCCTACCCCTCCCTTGACCCCAAAACGGCGACTTTCACCCACAACGACGGTCGTTCCGTCAACCTCCTCCAAGCCGAGGGCACCGTCCCCATGTCGTTTCAAGGCGTCACATACAACATCCCCGTCATCATCTGGCTCATGGAGTCCTACCCCCGCCAGCCGCCCGTCGTCTACGTCAACCCCACGCGCGACATGATCATCAAGCGCCCTCACGCCCACGTTACTCCCTCTGGTTTGGTCTCAATCCCTTACCTCCACAATTGGGTCTACCCGAGCTCCAATCTTGTCGAGCTCGCCAAGAATCTCAGCGCTGTCTTTGGTCAAGACCCGCCTCTGTTCTCTCAGCGCAGGCCCAATCCCAAtacaaaccctaaccctaaccctaatctGGGTCATTCCTCCTCGGCGATTTCGAATTCGGGTTATTCCAGCTATTCGGGCTATTCGGGATCTTCAGGCTCGGTTACTCCTGCCCGCCCCGCGATCCCCCCGAGGGCGTACCCGCCGTCTCCGTATGGAAGCAGCGGGTCGTTTTCTCGGGTTCAGACCGAGGATCCGAACGAGGTTTTCAAGCGAAACGCGATCAGTAAGCTTGTGGAGATCGTGCATGGCGATGTGGCCGGGTTGAGGAAGACGAGGGAGGCAGAAATGGAAGGCTTGTTCAATGCGCAGGCCGAGCTGAGGCAGCGGTCTGAGCAGCTTAGCAAAGGTTTGAAGGAGATGGGGGACGAGAAGGAGGGTTTGGAGCAGCAATTGCAGATGGTGTTGATGAATTCAGACGTTTTGGAGGGGTGGCTGAGAGAGAATGAGGGGAAAGCTAGGGGCAGGTTGAATGGCGTCGATGTGGACGATGCATTTGAATGCATAGACGTGCTTTCGAAGCAAATGTTGGATTGTACGGCCTCTGATTTGGCTATAGAAGATGTTGTGTATTCCTTAGATAAGGCATTGCAAGATGGGGCAATACCCGTTGATGAGTACTTGAAGAATGTGAGGTCTTTGTCGCGCAAGCAGTTCTATGATCGCGCTACGGCAGCAAAAGTCAGGGCTGTCCAAATGCAATCACAGGTTGCAAATATGGCGTCTAGGCTTTCACATTATGTTGCCTCATAG